In a genomic window of Nostoc sp. UHCC 0870:
- a CDS encoding PAS domain S-box protein, translated as MSHSSCLTILVIDNCIEDWVTFRQFLQHDRLYTYRIWEFETATQAMAWCQQGISDIILLNFLLPDGNGLEFLGELRQLVSHTQSAIILLTEKEDAAIAVRAMKSGAQDYLVKNQLTPETLQAAIHDAVAQRHQNWQLEQSREQKQLINAIALRIRQSLKLKEILAVTAKEVRLFLQTDRVVIYQFDSDMSGTVVAESVLSDWTVSLGKQIQDTCFQQGAGVEYLLGKTRAINNIYQADLTDCHVQMLEQFEVKANLVVPILVSNRLWGLLIAHQCTAPRQWQVMELELLEQLAVQIAIAIQQASAYEIARTQLRERKRAEKTLRESEERFRSTFEQAAVGISHVSLSGQFLRFNQRFAHITRYPQAELMTLTFQEITYPEDLAADLEQLQILLAGDIQTYSMEKRYICKDGAIVWIKLTVSLVRDTLGTPQYLIGVVEDISERILAQQALQQLNQELETRVTQRTAALQESEERWQLSLRGSNDGIWDWNLKTNQVFFSTRWKKIRGFADDEISSSLEEWSSRIHPDDRDRIIAAVDDHLHHKTPFFQEEYRVQCKDSSYLWVLDRGQALWDEAGNVIRMSGSETDITSRKQAEAEFFELMNLQQAILECTDYAIISTNSQGMIQVFNSAAQKMLGYTSEEVVGLVTPLIFHDPEELKQQAQALSQELGREITPGEELILKNQSGGNQDEWTFIRKDGSRFPVSLSVKPLSNSEGEIIGGVGIANDITQQKQIEAQLRKNTANLTAAQRIAHLGSWEMNLQTQEVIWSEEVFRIFGRNPESDTPTYDEMLECIHPEDRDYRNSVVQQAIALGLCYDVEYRFYRPDQSLRYLLSRGEVICDADGQPRQLLGTILDITDRKQAEQELIRNRDLREVIFNESTDALFLVDPTTLTTVECNWRAVELFEAANKAELLGIEGHLLQRYQFSADETDAIVAQMQTKGFWSQEIEYVTRQGKFFWGNIAAKPITIADRTMNLVRVTDISDRKEAEQELQESRTMLQLVLDTIPQRVFWKDCNLRYLGCNPAFAQDARLTSPNAIVGKTDFDLPWVNLASLYRADDTDVINTKKSKLGYEEPMENQAGPHIWVRTSKIPLTNSVGEVIGILGSYEDITERKQAEEELRHTNEQLANANAELARATRLKDEFLANMSHELRTPLNAILGMSEGLQEAVFGAINAQQAKAIATIERSGRHLLELINDILDLSKIESGKLELQLSEVAIKSLCHASVTFIKQMAWKKDIRLMTDIPDHLDSIQADDRRLRQVLINLLSNAVKFTPEGGSVTLKVWLEGVEAINPPLSPPVPCQESPVPYPPSPHICFSITDTGIGIAPEDIDKLFEPFIQLDSNLNRQYNGTGLGLALVKRITALHGGTVSVSSQVGQGSCFTVRIPYVTRDHLPIKPIIASLPKHDLIANNAPVLMIEDSIPAADQINRYLSEIGMECVVYTMGEGAVAEVMRVQPALVILDLQLPNLSGWEVLKQLKLNPQTKEIPVLIISVMDERIKGLAEGAFAYLVKPINRTQFQATLEQLQHLARADAPAIDIVAKPAVEHPLILLAEDNQANIDTMSGYLESRGYRLAIANNGQQAIDQLHVQHPDLIVMDIQMPTMDGLEAIRRIREQPQFLHIPIIALTALAMPGDRETCLTAGANEYLTKPVKLKQLIVTIQQLLTR; from the coding sequence CAAAAGAAGTGCGCCTGTTTTTACAGACAGACCGGGTAGTAATCTATCAATTTGACTCAGATATGAGCGGTACTGTAGTAGCGGAGTCAGTTCTGTCAGATTGGACGGTAAGTTTAGGGAAACAGATTCAGGATACCTGCTTTCAACAAGGCGCGGGAGTCGAATATCTCCTAGGAAAAACACGGGCAATTAATAATATTTATCAAGCGGATTTAACAGACTGTCATGTGCAGATGCTGGAGCAATTTGAAGTCAAAGCTAATCTGGTCGTACCGATTTTAGTCAGCAATCGCTTATGGGGATTATTAATTGCTCATCAATGCACTGCACCGCGTCAATGGCAAGTAATGGAACTAGAATTATTGGAGCAACTGGCGGTACAAATAGCGATCGCCATTCAACAAGCAAGTGCCTATGAGATAGCGCGAACACAACTAAGAGAACGCAAACGCGCCGAGAAAACCTTACGGGAGAGTGAAGAGAGATTTCGTAGTACCTTTGAGCAGGCAGCAGTGGGAATCAGCCATGTGTCCTTGAGTGGACAGTTCCTGCGTTTTAATCAGCGATTTGCTCACATTACCCGCTACCCCCAAGCTGAACTCATGACCTTGACCTTTCAGGAGATTACCTATCCAGAGGATCTAGCAGCTGATTTAGAGCAATTACAAATCCTGCTAGCGGGTGACATTCAAACCTACTCAATGGAAAAACGCTATATCTGCAAGGATGGGGCAATTGTTTGGATTAAACTCACAGTTTCTTTAGTGCGCGATACCTTGGGGACTCCGCAATACTTGATCGGTGTAGTTGAGGACATTAGCGAGCGAATTTTAGCACAACAGGCATTACAACAACTCAATCAAGAACTCGAAACCAGAGTTACACAGCGCACCGCCGCTTTACAAGAGAGTGAAGAACGCTGGCAGTTATCACTGCGAGGCAGCAATGATGGGATTTGGGACTGGAATCTTAAAACTAATCAGGTGTTCTTTTCGACACGCTGGAAAAAAATACGGGGCTTCGCTGATGATGAAATTAGCTCTAGTTTAGAAGAATGGTCGAGCCGCATACATCCCGACGATCGCGATCGCATTATAGCGGCTGTTGATGACCATCTTCACCATAAAACACCATTCTTTCAAGAAGAATACCGAGTACAATGCAAAGATAGTTCCTACCTGTGGGTGTTAGACCGGGGTCAAGCACTGTGGGATGAAGCTGGCAATGTCATCCGCATGAGTGGTTCAGAAACAGATATTACTAGTCGCAAACAAGCAGAAGCAGAGTTTTTCGAGCTGATGAATCTGCAACAAGCCATCCTAGAATGTACCGATTATGCGATTATTTCTACCAACTCTCAGGGGATGATCCAAGTCTTTAACAGTGCTGCCCAGAAGATGTTGGGTTATACATCTGAGGAAGTTGTGGGTCTGGTAACTCCACTCATATTCCATGACCCAGAGGAACTAAAGCAACAAGCACAAGCACTTTCGCAAGAACTGGGCAGAGAAATTACCCCAGGGGAAGAATTGATCCTCAAAAACCAGTCAGGTGGTAATCAGGATGAGTGGACTTTTATTCGTAAAGATGGCTCGCGCTTTCCTGTATCTCTGTCGGTCAAACCATTATCTAATAGTGAAGGAGAGATAATTGGCGGCGTGGGTATTGCCAATGATATTACCCAGCAAAAACAGATTGAAGCCCAACTCCGCAAAAATACGGCTAACCTCACGGCTGCCCAAAGGATTGCTCATCTGGGTAGCTGGGAAATGAATTTGCAAACCCAAGAAGTGATCTGGTCAGAAGAAGTCTTTCGCATTTTTGGGCGTAATCCTGAGTCTGATACGCCCACCTACGACGAAATGCTAGAGTGCATACATCCAGAAGATCGCGATTATCGGAACTCTGTAGTACAGCAAGCGATCGCCCTGGGGCTATGTTATGACGTAGAGTATCGTTTTTATCGTCCGGATCAAAGTTTACGTTATTTACTGTCGCGGGGCGAAGTCATCTGTGATGCTGATGGTCAGCCAAGACAGTTGCTGGGAACTATCCTAGACATCACCGATCGCAAACAAGCTGAACAAGAACTGATCCGTAACAGGGATTTGCGGGAAGTAATTTTCAACGAATCTACCGATGCTTTGTTTCTGGTTGATCCGACAACACTAACGACTGTTGAGTGTAATTGGCGAGCAGTAGAATTATTTGAGGCAGCTAATAAAGCTGAACTGCTTGGTATTGAAGGGCATTTACTACAACGCTATCAATTCTCTGCGGATGAAACAGATGCCATCGTTGCCCAAATGCAGACAAAAGGATTTTGGAGTCAAGAGATTGAATATGTGACTCGTCAAGGCAAATTTTTCTGGGGCAACATTGCCGCCAAGCCCATTACTATCGCTGATCGTACCATGAATTTAGTACGGGTGACTGACATCAGCGATCGCAAAGAAGCTGAACAAGAATTGCAAGAATCACGCACAATGTTGCAATTGGTACTAGATACGATTCCCCAACGTGTCTTTTGGAAAGACTGCAATTTGCGTTATTTAGGCTGCAACCCAGCATTTGCCCAAGATGCCAGATTAACCTCGCCAAATGCGATCGTGGGCAAGACTGACTTCGACTTACCTTGGGTAAATTTAGCATCCCTGTACCGTGCAGATGACACAGATGTGATCAACACCAAAAAATCTAAACTGGGTTACGAAGAACCAATGGAAAACCAGGCTGGTCCTCATATTTGGGTAAGAACTAGCAAAATTCCCTTAACTAATAGTGTCGGAGAAGTGATTGGTATTCTGGGATCTTACGAAGATATTACCGAACGTAAACAAGCTGAAGAAGAACTGCGGCACACAAATGAGCAATTAGCCAATGCCAACGCCGAACTAGCCCGTGCTACTCGCCTCAAAGATGAATTTCTAGCTAACATGAGTCATGAATTGCGAACTCCCTTAAACGCCATTCTGGGTATGTCTGAGGGGCTTCAAGAAGCTGTGTTTGGTGCGATCAACGCACAACAAGCAAAAGCGATCGCCACCATTGAGCGCAGTGGTAGACATCTCCTAGAACTAATTAATGACATCCTAGATTTATCCAAAATTGAATCAGGCAAACTAGAACTACAACTGAGTGAAGTTGCGATTAAAAGCCTTTGTCATGCTAGCGTTACCTTTATCAAACAGATGGCATGGAAAAAAGATATTCGCCTGATGACTGACATTCCTGATCATCTTGACAGTATCCAAGCAGATGATCGTCGTCTACGTCAGGTACTCATCAATCTACTAAGCAACGCCGTCAAGTTCACCCCAGAAGGGGGATCTGTGACACTCAAGGTTTGGCTAGAGGGCGTAGAGGCAATAAATCCTCCCTTGTCTCCCCCTGTCCCCTGTCAAGAGTCCCCTGTCCCCTATCCCCCCTCCCCTCACATCTGCTTCTCGATTACTGACACTGGTATCGGTATCGCCCCTGAAGACATCGATAAGCTATTTGAGCCTTTTATTCAGTTGGACAGCAACCTCAACCGCCAGTACAACGGTACGGGTCTAGGTTTGGCACTGGTAAAACGAATTACTGCCTTACACGGCGGAACAGTCTCTGTCAGCAGTCAAGTCGGACAGGGTAGTTGTTTTACTGTCCGTATTCCCTACGTGACGAGGGATCATCTTCCTATCAAGCCCATAATAGCTTCATTACCCAAACATGACTTAATCGCCAACAATGCTCCAGTTTTGATGATCGAAGATTCCATTCCTGCGGCTGACCAAATTAATCGCTACCTCAGCGAGATAGGAATGGAATGTGTGGTCTATACAATGGGTGAAGGAGCAGTAGCAGAAGTGATGCGTGTTCAGCCTGCACTAGTAATTCTGGATCTGCAACTGCCAAACCTATCAGGTTGGGAAGTGCTGAAGCAACTCAAACTCAACCCACAAACTAAAGAAATTCCAGTCCTGATCATCTCCGTAATGGATGAGCGCATCAAAGGACTAGCTGAAGGAGCATTTGCATATTTGGTGAAACCTATTAACCGGACTCAATTTCAGGCAACTCTAGAGCAATTGCAACATTTAGCCCGTGCTGATGCGCCTGCCATAGATATAGTAGCGAAACCTGCTGTGGAGCATCCTTTGATTTTGCTGGCAGAAGACAATCAAGCCAACATCGATACAATGTCCGGCTATCTTGAAAGCCGAGGATATCGTCTGGCGATCGCCAACAATGGACAACAAGCCATTGACCAGCTTCATGTTCAGCATCCCGACTTAATTGTGATGGACATTCAAATGCCGACAATGGACGGATTGGAAGCCATCCGCCGTATCCGTGAGCAGCCGCAATTTCTGCATATTCCCATAATTGCATTAACAGCACTAGCCATGCCAGGCGATCGCGAAACTTGTTTAACCGCAGGTGCTAATGAATATTTGACCAAACCGGTAAAACTCAAACAGCTGATAGTGACCATTCAACAACTTTTAACGAGGTAG
- a CDS encoding hybrid sensor histidine kinase/response regulator translates to MTNQPSILVIDDEPDNFDVIETLLDSEGYQLHYAPTGQQAIDRLHIFQPDVILLDVMMPDLDGMQVCRQIKSDSQWQSVPIIMVTALTAKEDLARCIAAGADDFISKPVNGVELRARVHSMLRMKQQYDNLQTLLNLREDMVNMIVHDLRNPLTSIVLSNEILRLPDLSLQQQQRKLDQITIASQQMQSLIDSLLIMAKLESGKMVLNYTELDLRALCISALADVEAIALQKNLNLVSELPNSGGIVKADAPIFRRVLDNLLSNAIKFSPSNSQVTLKAEYLTAGAKLQVLDSGSGVAHNLRQSIFEKYDIGTRMPEVSQIGLGLAFCKMAIEAHHGTITVEDNHPKGTIFTIFLQCV, encoded by the coding sequence TTGACTAATCAACCCTCTATTTTGGTAATTGATGATGAACCGGATAACTTTGATGTGATTGAAACTTTGCTAGATAGTGAAGGCTACCAATTACATTATGCTCCTACTGGTCAACAAGCTATTGATCGCCTACATATTTTTCAGCCTGATGTGATTTTATTGGATGTGATGATGCCTGATCTCGATGGTATGCAAGTATGTCGGCAGATCAAATCTGACTCGCAATGGCAGTCTGTTCCTATTATTATGGTGACAGCATTAACTGCTAAAGAAGACCTGGCTCGGTGTATAGCAGCAGGGGCGGATGATTTTATTAGTAAACCTGTCAACGGTGTAGAGTTAAGAGCCAGAGTTCATTCCATGTTGCGGATGAAGCAGCAGTACGATAACTTGCAGACCTTGCTGAATCTGCGCGAAGATATGGTCAATATGATTGTCCATGACCTGCGGAATCCACTTACTAGTATTGTCCTCTCAAATGAGATTCTCCGGTTGCCAGATTTGTCCCTTCAACAGCAGCAACGCAAGCTAGATCAAATAACCATCGCATCTCAACAAATGCAATCCTTGATTGATAGCTTGCTAATCATGGCTAAGTTAGAATCGGGAAAAATGGTTCTTAACTATACAGAATTAGACCTACGTGCGCTCTGCATTTCCGCCTTAGCAGATGTTGAGGCGATCGCTCTCCAAAAAAACCTCAATCTTGTGAGTGAATTACCCAATTCCGGTGGCATTGTTAAAGCAGATGCACCCATCTTTCGCCGCGTCCTGGATAATTTACTCTCCAATGCAATTAAGTTTTCCCCATCAAATTCTCAAGTTACCTTGAAGGCAGAGTATTTAACAGCAGGGGCTAAATTACAAGTCCTTGATTCTGGTTCAGGAGTTGCTCATAACTTACGACAAAGCATTTTTGAGAAATATGATATTGGCACGCGGATGCCAGAAGTTTCGCAAATTGGTTTAGGATTGGCTTTTTGCAAAATGGCAATTGAAGCACATCACGGTACTATTACTGTTGAAGATAATCATCCGAAGGGGACTATTTTTACAATCTTCTTACAGTGTGTTTGA
- a CDS encoding GAF domain-containing protein → MNAANKQDDQGSVQEQSGSLTQQLMLHRISNRIRQSLELQKILSATVAEVRLFLGTDRVKIYQFQPDGHGLVIAESICEDRLPSLLDLHFPADDIPPYARELYLRARQRTIIDLDSHQIGISPLDCIATGKYLESPDIRYRPVDPCHREYMNAMGVKSSVVVPIVIEATNSSKTPLPLLPSNDYLWGLLVSHHSESRVVTEEELLFIQSVVDQVSIAIAQSILLERVREQAKQEANINRVTTLLHTTPTVQLQDALEEVVQVFQGSGGRLYLSSQNTTQNAEVYVCGTQPEPLDRATGRPIEENILWQNYLKSVLVKNDAQGDANTASKPWSVQWMRSMYALKEVPQTLETETDIWAIADIYKEPLFRTLTAAFEATQIRGVLIMPLYFGQEVLGSLSIFRDEADQKLMWAGYHQPDSRQLSPRKSFEAWQQIKKGQAQAWIEADIRLAQAMSERFSSAVKQYQLYNQVQLLNANLEQQVEIRTVELQQSTIIADQKRTLAEKLAKDLSIFADQQQTLMGVITKIRESLDLSKIFKATTQEVRQLLNADRVGVFRFDPESDFTLGEIISEDVGTGYASAIAIPIRDDCFRNYVTHHSDKQFYTLEDIDKTELTPCYLATLAQFQIKAYLIAPLFIGERLWGLLSIQQCSGARQWRTKEKEFITQIATQLGVAIQQAKLLEEAQNMQTAADAANQAKSEFLASMSHELRTPLNAILGMSEGLQENIFGELNSLQKKAIATIESSGEHLLALINDILDLAKIESGKVELQIAPVSINNLCNSSMSFVKQIAISKNIELNLDIPYNADEIALDELRTRQILINLLSNAVKFTPSGGSVTLKVWLETLEAQNGTEEVNSSFSSPIPYPQSPHIKFSVSDTGIGIAQADIPKLFQSFVQVDSNLNRQYAGTGLGLALVSRLVELQNGSIDVVSNLGEGSCFTVTLPYLEIPDREKPQALKPENNSEERQSTSLTSSIREQLLILLAEDNQANIDTFSAYLTVRGYQVIVAKNGEEAINLAQEYKPNVILMDIQMPGIDGLEAIGRIRSISELVHIPIIALTALAMPGDREKCLAGGANEYLAKPVHLKELQATIDRVSAEC, encoded by the coding sequence ATGAACGCAGCAAACAAACAGGATGATCAAGGTAGTGTTCAAGAGCAATCAGGCAGTCTGACACAGCAGTTAATGCTACATCGTATTAGCAACCGCATTCGACAATCATTAGAATTGCAAAAAATCCTGTCTGCTACTGTTGCGGAAGTTCGTCTATTTTTGGGAACTGATCGAGTCAAGATTTACCAGTTTCAACCAGATGGTCACGGTTTAGTCATTGCAGAATCAATTTGCGAAGATCGCCTCCCTTCTCTATTAGACTTGCATTTTCCAGCTGATGACATTCCACCCTATGCCCGCGAATTATATTTACGCGCACGTCAGCGCACAATTATTGATTTAGACTCCCATCAAATTGGCATCAGCCCATTGGACTGTATAGCAACAGGGAAATATCTGGAGTCTCCAGATATTCGCTATCGCCCTGTAGACCCTTGCCATCGAGAGTACATGAACGCAATGGGAGTCAAGTCTTCTGTGGTAGTGCCGATTGTGATCGAAGCCACAAATTCGAGTAAAACTCCACTACCATTGTTGCCTAGCAATGACTACCTTTGGGGTTTGTTGGTATCCCATCATTCAGAATCACGGGTTGTTACAGAAGAGGAGTTATTGTTTATTCAGTCGGTTGTAGATCAGGTATCGATCGCGATCGCCCAATCAATTCTACTCGAACGTGTGCGTGAACAAGCCAAACAGGAAGCCAATATTAACCGTGTCACCACATTACTCCACACCACACCCACAGTCCAACTCCAAGACGCACTTGAGGAAGTTGTTCAGGTCTTTCAAGGATCTGGTGGACGCTTGTATCTATCAAGTCAAAATACTACCCAGAATGCTGAAGTCTATGTCTGCGGTACACAACCAGAACCCCTAGATCGGGCAACTGGTAGACCCATTGAGGAAAATATCCTATGGCAGAATTATCTCAAATCAGTATTAGTTAAAAATGATGCCCAAGGGGATGCTAATACTGCCAGCAAACCTTGGTCAGTGCAATGGATGCGGTCAATGTATGCTCTAAAGGAAGTGCCGCAAACATTAGAAACTGAAACTGATATCTGGGCGATCGCTGACATCTACAAAGAGCCTCTGTTTCGTACCCTAACTGCTGCCTTTGAAGCAACGCAGATTCGGGGTGTACTGATTATGCCACTTTACTTTGGTCAGGAAGTGCTAGGTAGTCTCAGTATTTTTCGAGATGAAGCTGACCAAAAACTGATGTGGGCAGGTTATCATCAACCAGACTCCCGCCAATTATCGCCCCGGAAATCCTTTGAGGCCTGGCAGCAAATAAAAAAAGGTCAAGCACAAGCATGGATAGAAGCTGATATTCGCCTAGCTCAAGCCATGAGTGAGCGATTTTCCTCTGCTGTTAAACAGTATCAACTATACAATCAAGTGCAACTCCTCAATGCTAATTTGGAGCAACAGGTAGAAATTCGCACAGTAGAGTTGCAGCAATCAACCATCATCGCCGACCAAAAGCGAACTTTGGCGGAGAAACTCGCCAAGGATTTGTCAATTTTTGCCGACCAACAGCAAACATTGATGGGCGTGATTACCAAAATTCGCGAATCCTTGGACTTAAGCAAGATATTTAAAGCCACCACTCAAGAAGTCCGCCAACTGCTAAATGCTGATCGTGTAGGGGTGTTTCGCTTTGATCCTGAATCTGATTTTACATTAGGTGAAATTATCTCCGAAGATGTGGGTACAGGCTATGCTTCTGCAATAGCTATCCCCATTCGAGATGATTGTTTTCGTAACTATGTCACCCATCACTCTGACAAACAGTTTTATACCCTAGAGGATATAGACAAAACAGAACTAACTCCTTGCTATCTGGCAACTCTGGCTCAATTTCAGATCAAAGCCTACCTGATAGCACCTCTGTTTATTGGAGAAAGACTTTGGGGTCTACTGTCTATTCAGCAGTGTTCAGGTGCGCGTCAATGGCGGACAAAAGAAAAAGAATTTATCACTCAAATTGCTACACAGTTAGGCGTGGCAATACAACAGGCAAAACTGCTAGAAGAAGCACAGAATATGCAAACAGCAGCAGATGCCGCCAACCAAGCCAAGAGCGAATTTCTGGCTAGCATGAGCCATGAATTGCGGACACCCCTAAATGCCATCCTGGGAATGTCAGAAGGTCTACAGGAAAACATTTTTGGGGAATTAAATTCACTACAAAAAAAAGCGATCGCCACCATTGAAAGTAGTGGTGAACATCTACTGGCTTTGATTAATGACATTCTGGATCTGGCAAAAATTGAGTCCGGCAAAGTGGAATTGCAGATTGCGCCAGTCTCGATTAACAACTTGTGCAATTCCAGTATGAGTTTTGTCAAGCAAATAGCCATTAGCAAAAATATCGAACTAAATCTAGATATTCCCTATAATGCTGATGAAATTGCCTTAGATGAACTGCGAACTCGCCAAATACTCATTAATTTATTGAGTAATGCTGTTAAATTCACTCCGTCAGGAGGATCAGTGACGCTCAAGGTTTGGCTAGAGACGTTAGAGGCGCAGAATGGAACAGAAGAAGTAAATTCTTCCTTCTCTTCCCCTATCCCCTATCCCCAGTCTCCTCATATCAAATTTTCTGTTAGCGATACTGGTATTGGCATCGCTCAAGCAGATATACCCAAACTCTTCCAATCTTTTGTGCAAGTGGATAGTAACCTGAATCGCCAGTACGCTGGCACAGGTTTAGGTTTGGCATTAGTTAGCCGCCTGGTGGAATTGCAAAACGGCAGTATTGATGTGGTGAGTAATTTGGGTGAAGGGAGTTGTTTCACTGTCACCTTGCCTTATTTAGAAATACCAGACAGGGAGAAGCCCCAAGCATTAAAGCCTGAGAACAATTCCGAGGAGAGACAATCTACCTCTCTCACTTCTTCTATACGCGAACAATTGCTAATTCTGCTAGCAGAAGATAATCAAGCCAACATCGATACTTTTTCTGCGTACCTAACTGTGCGGGGGTATCAGGTAATTGTTGCCAAAAATGGCGAAGAGGCAATTAACCTTGCACAAGAGTACAAACCCAATGTAATTTTGATGGATATCCAAATGCCTGGAATTGATGGACTGGAAGCAATAGGCCGTATCCGCAGTATATCAGAACTAGTCCACATCCCTATTATTGCCCTGACAGCCTTAGCCATGCCAGGCGATCGCGAAAAATGTTTGGCAGGCGGAGCTAATGAGTATTTAGCTAAACCAGTGCATTTAAAAGAACTGCAAGCAACAATAGACCGAGTGAGTGCTGAGTGCTGA
- the msrB gene encoding peptide-methionine (R)-S-oxide reductase MsrB — MHKRYFLKTGAALVSTALLPPILLQRLNIMATSKTDFEITKTDAEWRTVLSPEQFRVLRQHGTERAFTSPLDKQYGEGTYVCAACEQPLFKSDTKFNSGTGWPSFFAPIEGAIATTVDRAFFMTRVEIHCSRCGGHLGHVFEDGPAPTGQRYCMNGVAMQFIPA, encoded by the coding sequence ATGCACAAACGCTATTTTCTCAAAACTGGTGCTGCATTAGTTAGCACAGCCTTATTACCGCCAATTCTTTTACAGAGGTTAAACATCATGGCAACTTCTAAAACTGACTTTGAAATTACTAAAACTGATGCAGAATGGCGTACAGTTCTATCCCCCGAACAGTTTCGGGTGCTGCGTCAACATGGTACAGAACGAGCTTTTACTAGCCCACTCGATAAGCAATATGGTGAGGGTACTTATGTCTGTGCTGCCTGTGAACAGCCGTTGTTTAAATCAGACACCAAATTTAACAGTGGCACTGGCTGGCCTAGCTTTTTTGCCCCCATCGAAGGTGCAATTGCTACTACTGTAGATCGGGCGTTTTTTATGACCAGAGTTGAAATACATTGTAGCCGTTGTGGTGGGCATTTAGGCCATGTTTTTGAAGATGGCCCTGCACCCACAGGCCAGCGTTATTGCATGAATGGTGTAGCAATGCAGTTTATCCCTGCTTAA
- a CDS encoding RNA recognition motif domain-containing protein has translation MSVYVGNLSYDVTEENLNAVFAEYGSVKRVQLPTDRETGRLRGFGFVEMGTEDEETAAIDALNGAEWMGRDLKVNKAKPREERGSFGGGGGGGGNRGSYGKSNRY, from the coding sequence ATGTCAGTTTATGTAGGAAATCTTTCTTACGACGTTACAGAAGAGAATCTAAATGCAGTTTTTGCAGAATACGGTTCTGTGAAACGCGTTCAGTTGCCTACTGATCGTGAAACAGGTCGTTTACGCGGCTTTGGTTTTGTGGAAATGGGTACAGAAGATGAAGAAACAGCTGCTATTGATGCACTCAATGGTGCGGAATGGATGGGACGTGACCTGAAAGTGAACAAGGCTAAACCCAGAGAAGAAAGAGGTTCATTTGGCGGTGGCGGTGGCGGTGGCGGTAACCGTGGTAGCTATGGTAAGAGTAACCGCTACTAA